The following proteins are co-located in the Doryrhamphus excisus isolate RoL2022-K1 chromosome 3, RoL_Dexc_1.0, whole genome shotgun sequence genome:
- the tox4a gene encoding TOX high mobility group box family member 4-B produces the protein MDLNFYAGLSDGCAQNVDPEFLDSQAYGTYPEGNKFSEGSDSYLAIGGAAHHFLTAEQTFHTPSLGDEVFEIPPISLDPDSSLSLNDTVSHFELADGSGGAVGPPAARSLVSNLVVEANDPSFASTFVNSSSQGLEHLRMEAMAQTGGGALLSSSSLELGDSSGSHFSSSSPMTIDVQLADITHSLMGSGQLATINQTELAIGLGEGGHPAESSEQKPLSPTSSPAGSLQDEDMDDFKRSVLVDSPMSLSSSYPALQSSITVATAKRGSGTPTTSQPVAVVAKKGRKKKDPNEPQKPVSAYALFFRDTQAAIKGQNPNASFGEVSKIVASMWDSLAEEQKQVYKRKTDAAKKEYLKALAAYRANQLSQPASEEAEAASSPSPPQVSQAPAAVVRPLNNPEENTITNICASNIILNVPEMATRSRTGANKPTTAAAAPPAQAITKILIPKHMLQAGGQLVTLLPGGVHGLQPTLLVAGAPRQPPPLQQMQNAPPPPPLQQMAPAPPRLLAKPREGGSVPGPAVTLTAAPPPPLQIKIVPASFQRKDTLPIIIPATVASVVSASAPAAAMKVGQSAESAGQQDEEVVVSEVLPSEEDEMEVNESCEAAAACVCVRSGCTNPAVESQDWDKEYCSNECVASHCSDIFKAWCSIRNQTMGTVK, from the exons ATGGACCTTAATTTTTATGCCGGGCTGTCGGATGGATGTGCTCAAAATGTTGACCCGGAGTTTTTGGACAGCCAAGCGTATGGTACATACCCCGAAGGAAACAAG TTTTCCGAGGGCAGCGATAGTTATCTCGCCATTGGTGGTGCTGCTCATCACTTTTTGACCGCTGAG caaacctTCCACACTCCAAGTCTCGGGGATGAAGTTTTCGAGATCCCCCCCATTTCACTCGACCCAGACTCGTCCCTCAGCCTTAATGACACCGTGTCCCACTTCGAGTTAGCTGACGGGTCAGGGGGCGCCGTGGGACCTCCAGCTGCTCGGAGCCTCGTTAGCAACCTGGTGGTGGAGGCGAATGATCCATCTTTTGCATCAACCTTTGTGAACAGCAGCTCCCAAGGCCTGGAACATCTTCGCATGGAGGCCATGGCTCAGACTGGTGGAGGAGCCCTGCTCAGTTCCTCATCACTG GAGTTGGGTGACAGCAGCGGGTCCCATTTCAGCAGTTCGTCCCCTATGACCATAGACGTACAACTTGCCGACATTACTCACAGTCTCATGGGAAGCGGTCAGCTAGCTACAATCAACCAAACGGAGCTGGCGATAGGCCTGGGAGAAGGCGGACATCCTGCAGAGTCCTCAGAACAGAAGCCACTGTCACCAACATCTTCCCCAGCTGGCTCCTTACAAGACGAGGACATGGATGACTTCAAG AGGAGCGTGCTGGTGGACTCCCCCATGTCTCTATCCTCATCCTATCCAGCTCTGCAATCCTCCATCACCGTGGCAACAGCCAAAAGGGGCTCGGGGACACCGACCACATCGCAACCGGTTGCAGTGGTGGCAAAGAAagggaggaagaagaaagaCCCAAATGAGCCGCAAAAACCGGTTTCTGCATATGCTCTGTTCTTCAGAGACACTCAAGCCGCCATCAAGGGCCAGAATCCAAATGCATCTTTTGGGGAGGTGTCAAAGATTGTGGCGTCCATGTGGGACAGCCTGGCTGAGGAGCAGAAGCAG GTgtataaaagaaaaacagatgCCGCGAAAAAGGAGTACTTGAAAGCCCTCGCAGCTTATCGAGCCAATCAGCTGTCACAG CCTGCCTCAGAGGAGGCGGAAGCTGCGTCTTCACCATCTCCACCTCAGGTCAGCCAAGCTCCCGCCGCCGTCGTCCGTCCGCTAAATAACCCCGAAGAGAACACCATCACCAACATTTGTGCCTCCAACATCATTCTGAACGTCCCAGAGATGGCCACACGGTCCCGCACGGGGGCAAATAAACCGACAACAGCCGCAGCAGCCCCCCCGGCTCAGGCCATCACCAAGATCCTAATCCCTAAGCACATGCTGCAGGCAGGGGGTCAGCTCGTCACGCTGCTGCCCGGCGGCGTCCACGGCCTGCAGCCTACCCTCCTGGTAGCGGGTGCCCCCCGCCAGCCGCCGCCCCTGCAGCAGATGCAGAACGCACCGCCTCCGCCGCCACTCCAGCAGATGGCGCCGGCGCCGCCACGTTTGCTGGCTAAGCCCCGCGAGGGAGGGAGCGTGCCGGGGCCCGCCGTGACCCTCACAGCGGCCCCTCCGCCTCCGCTGCAGATAAAAATAGTTCCCGCCTCTTTTCAGAGAAAGGACACGTTGCCCATCATCATCCCCGCCACAGTGGCGTCGGTCGTGTCTGCGTCCGCGCCTGCGGCCGCCATGAAGGTGGGGCAGTCTGCTGAGTCAGCAGGTCAGCAAGATGAGGAGGTGGTCGTCTCAGAGGTGCTGCCCTCAGAAGag GACGAGATGGAGGTGAACGAGTCGTGCGAGGCGGCAgcagcgtgcgtgtgtgtgaggtcggGCTGCACCAACCCGGCAGTGGAGAGCCAAGACTGGGATAAAGAATACTGCAGCAATGAATGTGTGGCCTCCCACTGCAG CGATATTTTTAAGGCGTGGTGCTCCATCAGGAACCAGACCATGGGAACGGTGAAATAA